atggcagggagagtttctcccttttgctgcctgatatcgggACTATTAGAGTCAATCGGGACTTGAGACTTTCTCTTAAACCGTGCCCATGGTCTActtttatcaaattatggtattgctttgaactgctgtaacgatatgttataattatgtgtttttttttgtcagtgTGACTCTTTGGTTTGTCCTGTTTTTTgtgtgatatcactctggaggaacattgtattatTTCATAATGCCCGCATgcatttataaatgacaataaatgaggactgagtgtcctcataatctaatggaacagaatcactggcagggtccGGCTAGCCAgtgttgactctctactgtacactagctGTGTTACAAATTCACTTAAGTACcaaagacagagtttaaaataaactgatttatttgtctcagatccagaatattaaactccagtcccgtTAAAGGTGaaagtgcagcagaagaaactcctcccatgcccagagaCCAGTGTGCAGAACTGGATGTGGTGAGCAATAGTAATTCAGCTCCAACAGTaactctcgaaattgcattcagcaacagtGATATTCAGcaacaaatatccagcatgcagcttattgaaactttctccccagtatgaacaaGGCAGTGTGTGACAAGTATaatatgctgtaaggtttcactgctgatgtaatggtttctctgtagcagcaatgcttGGTTAAGACCAGAGAAAACAGGGTTTTGTAGTGCagggctatccaatgagagaaaccttctttcttgtgagtctggaagagagattttgtagtcttttgctggggagagatgagaagacgtgaatggagagagtgggcccttttcctttttgcttgtttgtttactttactaaccctatcgtcaaagtaagaattataaagctcaattggttaatcacatattgtgtactgtttgtaatttcagggtactgatttgtaacaggggacacatcacacagcatccacccaaacgagatttcttaagtttgaccGGGCTGGGGTCTATCAACTCCAAAGTTAAGCTGCCAGCCAAAATGAGTTACCATAAGGTTAGCTGgctgagtgaatcgcttcccacattaaCAGcaagtgaacagcctctccccagtgtgaactcaatgatgcgcATTTGGTTGATctggctgagagaatctcttcccaaagtccgagcaggtgaacagactctacccagtgtgaactcgctggtgtctccgtagttgagatgaccgagtgaaacccttcccacagtctgagcaggtgaacggcctctcctgagtgtgaactcgctgatgtatcttcagttgagatgaccgagtgaatcctttcccaaagATGGAGCAGTTGTATGGCcactccctagtgtgaactgcctggtgtgccattagggtggatgattgagtgaatcccttcccgcattctgaacaggtgagtGACCTTTCTCCAGTGTGAAcgctctgatgtaccttcagtttagatgacagagtgaatcctttcccacagatggAGCAGTTGtacggccactccccagtgtgaactgcctggtgtgacattagggtggatgattgagtgaatcccttcccacagtctgaacaggtgaatggcctctctccagtgtgaactcgctgatgtatcttcagttgaaatgaccgagtgaatcccttcccacattccaagcaggtgaacggcctcttcccagtgtgaactcgctgatgtatcttcagttgaaatgaccgagtgaatcccttcccacattccaagcaggtgaacggccgctctccagtgtgaactcgctggtgtgcaaTTAGGgaggatgactgtgtgaatcctttcccacagtctgagcaggtgaacggcctctctccagtgtgaactctctgatgtaccttcagtttagatgaccgagtgaatcctttcccacagtctgagcaggtgaatggcctttctccagtgtgaactctctggtgtatcttcagttgagatgaccgagtgaatcccttcccacagactgagcaggtgaacggcctctccctagtgtgaacttgctgatgtccctTTAactcagatgaccaagtgaataattccccacagtctgagcaggtaaacggcctctccccagtgtgaactcgcaggtgagACATTACgtcggatgactgagtgaatgctttcccacagtctgagcacgtgaatggcctctctccagtgtgaacacgctgatgtaccttcagtttagatgagcaagtgaatcccttcccacagtccaagcaggtgaacggccactccccagtgtgaactcgctagtgtaccttcagtttaaatgagcaactgaatcccttcccgcagtttgagcaggtgaacggccgctccccactgtgaactcgctggtgtaccttcagtgctgatgactgagtgaatcctttcgcacagtccaagcaggtgaaaggcctctccccagtgtgaacttgctgatgtgcttgtaggttggatgactgagtaaatctcttcccacagtccaagcaggtgaatggcttctccccagtgtgaactcgctgatgactctgtaggtgggatgactgagtgaatctcttcccacagactgagcaagtgaacggcctctctccagtgtgaactcgctgatgt
The sequence above is a segment of the Hypanus sabinus isolate sHypSab1 unplaced genomic scaffold, sHypSab1.hap1 scaffold_209, whole genome shotgun sequence genome. Coding sequences within it:
- the LOC132387673 gene encoding zinc finger protein 239-like, which encodes MSHLRVHTGERPFTCSDCGELFTWSSELKGHQQVHTRERPFTCSVCGKGFTRSSQLKIHQRVHTGERPFTCSDCGKGFTRSSKLKVHQRVHTGERPFTCSDCGKGFTQSSSLIAHQRVHTGERPFTCLECGKGFTRSFQLKIHQRVHTGKRPFTCLECGKGFTRSFQLKIHQRVHTGERPFTCSDCGKGFTQSSTLMSHQAVHTGEWPYNCSICGKGFTLSSKLKVHQSVHTGERSLTCSECGKGFTQSSTLMAHQAVHTREWPYNCSIFGKGFTRSSQLKIHQRVHTQERPFTCSDCGKGFTRSSQLRRHQRVHTG